From a single Cyclobacterium marinum DSM 745 genomic region:
- a CDS encoding META domain-containing protein produces MKKSRHLIVLILLLSFTSCSSLNSMNPLSLLTGNKWKLAGMMGNALDVGKFADALPMLSFMDGGKLSGFTGCNNFSGNFNLDGKNLSLDPGAMTKKACQGTGENEFLNALSKVSDFKVSKDNLTLMDGAKELLRFVPEN; encoded by the coding sequence ATGAAAAAGTCCAGACACCTAATTGTTCTAATCTTGCTCTTATCTTTTACCTCATGTAGCTCACTCAACTCAATGAATCCACTTAGTTTACTTACCGGAAACAAATGGAAGCTTGCCGGAATGATGGGGAATGCCCTTGATGTAGGAAAATTTGCTGATGCTTTGCCAATGCTAAGTTTTATGGACGGTGGCAAGTTGAGCGGTTTTACCGGGTGTAATAATTTTTCGGGAAATTTTAACCTGGATGGAAAAAACCTTTCCCTAGATCCTGGTGCGATGACCAAGAAAGCATGTCAGGGTACAGGGGAAAATGAATTTTTGAATGCGTTATCTAAGGTAAGTGATTTTAAAGTCAGCAAAGATAATTTGACATTGATGGATGGAGCCAAGGAACTACTGCGATTTGTTCCCGAAAATTAA
- a CDS encoding sigma-70 family RNA polymerase sigma factor: MEEKADYPSKKKTISEWVHMYGDYLFSWAYHKTSCNETAEDLVQEVYFAAFKNYEKFEGRSSPKTWLLKILNNKIIDHYRKLSIKEAKQEDSTSQFTDSFFNSIGNWKANGLEEAWAEEEHLLDNVAFNEVMEICINDLPAKWRLAILSKFLLEKEAVAICQDLDITASNYWQVIHRAKLLLKKCLEVNWFAKQ, translated from the coding sequence ATGGAAGAAAAAGCAGATTACCCATCCAAAAAGAAGACCATCAGTGAATGGGTTCACATGTATGGTGATTATCTATTTAGTTGGGCTTACCATAAAACAAGTTGTAATGAAACGGCAGAAGACCTAGTTCAGGAAGTATATTTTGCTGCATTCAAAAACTATGAAAAGTTTGAAGGGAGAAGTAGTCCTAAGACTTGGTTGTTGAAAATCTTGAATAACAAGATAATTGATCATTACAGAAAATTATCCATTAAAGAAGCCAAACAAGAGGATTCTACCAGTCAGTTTACCGATTCATTTTTTAATTCCATAGGCAATTGGAAAGCAAATGGACTTGAGGAGGCTTGGGCAGAGGAAGAGCACTTGTTGGATAATGTGGCCTTTAATGAAGTGATGGAGATTTGTATAAATGACTTGCCGGCCAAATGGAGGCTGGCAATTTTATCCAAGTTCCTGCTCGAAAAAGAAGCGGTAGCAATTTGTCAGGATTTGGACATCACTGCGTCTAATTATTGGCAGGTGATCCACAGGGCCAAATTACTTTTAAAGAAGTGTTTGGAAGTCAACTGGTTTGCCAAACAATAA
- a CDS encoding SDR family NAD(P)-dependent oxidoreductase codes for MTKSRYKDRVAVITGAADGIGKAIAERLAKEGASIALWDFNQDKLLALEKEWQEAGMPVKAIVVDISKEAAVQDAYQATVNHFGKLDILVNSAGIVGPTQTKITDYATEEFDKIYNVNLKGSFLTAKYALKYMEKAQYGRILLIASIAGKEGNPNMVGYSATKAGVIGLVKALGKEYATSGITVNGLAPAVILTAMNKDTDPAQLEYMASKIPMQRLGTVDEAASIASWILSEEASFNTGFVFDLSGGRATY; via the coding sequence ATGACTAAATCTAGGTATAAAGACAGGGTTGCAGTAATAACCGGTGCTGCAGATGGCATAGGCAAAGCCATTGCCGAGAGGCTGGCTAAAGAAGGTGCAAGCATTGCGCTTTGGGACTTCAATCAAGACAAACTACTTGCCTTAGAAAAGGAATGGCAAGAGGCCGGCATGCCGGTAAAAGCAATTGTTGTTGATATTTCAAAAGAAGCAGCTGTACAAGATGCGTATCAAGCTACTGTCAATCACTTTGGTAAACTTGACATCCTGGTAAATTCCGCAGGAATAGTCGGCCCTACCCAAACAAAAATTACCGATTATGCAACTGAAGAATTCGACAAAATATATAATGTCAATTTGAAGGGCTCTTTTTTAACTGCCAAATATGCCTTAAAATATATGGAAAAGGCCCAATATGGTAGAATTCTCCTTATTGCTTCTATTGCAGGTAAAGAAGGAAACCCGAACATGGTGGGGTATTCTGCCACCAAAGCAGGCGTAATAGGTTTGGTAAAGGCCTTGGGGAAAGAGTATGCAACCTCCGGAATAACAGTCAATGGATTGGCCCCTGCGGTGATTCTAACCGCTATGAACAAAGATACTGATCCTGCACAATTGGAATATATGGCTTCAAAAATTCCTATGCAGCGCCTTGGTACTGTTGATGAAGCAGCTTCTATTGCTAGTTGGATACTTTCTGAGGAAGCCAGTTTTAATACCGGATTTGTGTTTGATTTATCCGGAGGAAGGGCTACCTACTAG
- the dxs gene encoding 1-deoxy-D-xylulose-5-phosphate synthase — protein sequence MQIEPGKLLRGIHYPEDLKNLSKDQLVQICDELRQFIIDHVSVYGGHFGAGLGVVELTVALHYVLNTPDDQLIWDVGHQAYGHKILTGRRNDFHTNRLYKGLSGFPKRKESPFDSFGVGHSSTSISAALGMAMASKYKGDTKRQHVAVIGDGAMTGGMAFEAMNHAGVSDSNMVIILNDNCMSIDPNVGALKDYLTDITTSHTYNKVKDEVWHLLGKISKFGFSAQDVVSKVEGAIKSALLKQSNLFESLNLRYFGPVDGHDVNHLVEVLNDLKDIPGPKILHCITVKGKGYAPAEKDQTKWHAPGKFDKITGEIAKKIPTTPQAPKYQDVFGHTLVELAEKNDKIVGVTPAMPSGSSMNIMMKAFPDRSFDVGIAEQHAVTFSAGLATQGLVPFCNIYSTFMQRAYDQVIHDVCLQDLPVVFCLDRAGFAGADGPTHHGAYDLAYLRCVPNLVVSAPMNEEELRNLMLSGAEHQAPYAIRYPRGQGVMPDWRKPLRKIPTGQGRIITEGKDLAILSIGHIGNYVLDNAEKFESLGLSIAHYDMRFVKPLDESLLHEVFGKFDKVITVEDGCLMGGFGSAVLEWMMDHDYQAKIKRLGIPDKVIEHGEQIELHHECGFDPSGILQTVKDMMNLNVEDKIKI from the coding sequence ATGCAAATAGAACCTGGAAAGTTACTTAGAGGAATCCATTACCCGGAAGACCTTAAAAACCTCAGTAAAGACCAATTGGTTCAAATCTGTGATGAATTGAGACAGTTTATCATTGACCATGTTTCTGTATATGGAGGTCACTTTGGTGCTGGCTTAGGTGTCGTGGAACTTACTGTAGCATTGCATTATGTGCTCAATACTCCTGATGATCAATTGATTTGGGATGTGGGGCATCAGGCTTATGGGCACAAGATCCTTACCGGCCGTAGGAATGACTTTCATACCAATAGATTATACAAAGGCCTATCCGGATTTCCCAAAAGGAAAGAAAGTCCTTTTGATTCTTTTGGCGTTGGGCATTCCAGTACTTCCATCTCTGCTGCCTTGGGAATGGCCATGGCTTCAAAATATAAGGGCGATACCAAAAGACAACATGTTGCCGTAATAGGGGATGGTGCGATGACAGGGGGAATGGCCTTTGAAGCAATGAATCATGCCGGTGTTTCAGACAGTAATATGGTGATCATCCTCAATGACAATTGCATGTCTATTGACCCCAATGTTGGTGCATTAAAGGATTACCTTACAGATATCACCACCTCCCATACTTATAATAAGGTGAAGGACGAAGTATGGCACCTGCTGGGTAAAATAAGTAAATTTGGTTTCAGTGCTCAAGATGTAGTCTCAAAAGTAGAGGGGGCCATAAAATCTGCCTTGTTGAAACAAAGCAATTTGTTTGAGTCCTTAAATCTGCGCTATTTCGGTCCGGTAGATGGACATGATGTAAATCATCTGGTGGAAGTACTCAATGACCTTAAAGATATTCCGGGACCAAAAATCCTTCATTGTATTACTGTAAAAGGTAAAGGATACGCACCCGCAGAAAAAGATCAAACCAAATGGCATGCGCCGGGGAAATTTGATAAAATTACCGGTGAAATAGCCAAAAAAATACCTACTACTCCTCAAGCACCAAAATATCAGGATGTTTTTGGACACACTTTGGTCGAGTTGGCAGAAAAGAATGATAAAATCGTGGGGGTTACGCCTGCAATGCCCTCCGGCTCTTCCATGAATATCATGATGAAGGCTTTTCCTGATCGATCCTTTGATGTGGGAATAGCAGAACAGCATGCAGTTACTTTTTCTGCAGGATTGGCTACACAGGGTTTGGTACCCTTTTGTAACATCTACAGCACCTTTATGCAGCGGGCCTATGATCAGGTGATTCATGACGTTTGTCTTCAAGATTTGCCCGTTGTGTTTTGTCTGGATCGGGCAGGATTTGCCGGTGCAGATGGACCTACCCACCATGGTGCATATGATTTAGCGTATCTGCGTTGCGTACCTAATCTTGTGGTTAGTGCCCCCATGAATGAAGAGGAGCTACGAAACCTAATGTTATCAGGAGCAGAGCATCAGGCCCCTTATGCCATCAGGTATCCAAGAGGGCAGGGAGTTATGCCAGATTGGAGAAAGCCCCTAAGAAAAATACCTACAGGTCAAGGCAGAATAATTACAGAAGGTAAAGATCTTGCCATTCTAAGTATTGGTCATATTGGTAATTATGTGCTCGACAATGCCGAGAAGTTTGAATCGCTAGGGCTTAGTATTGCTCATTATGACATGCGATTTGTCAAACCCCTTGACGAGTCATTGTTGCATGAGGTTTTTGGTAAATTTGACAAAGTGATTACTGTGGAGGACGGTTGCCTGATGGGAGGATTTGGTAGCGCTGTCTTGGAATGGATGATGGACCATGATTATCAAGCCAAAATAAAACGTTTGGGTATTCCGGATAAAGTAATTGAACACGGAGAGCAAATTGAATTGCATCATGAATGCGGTTTTGATCCTTCGGGCATCTTGCAAACGGTGAAAGATATGATGAACCTAAATGTGGAAGATAAAATAAAGATTTAA
- a CDS encoding alpha/beta fold hydrolase yields MPKISYWKKGKGQALVLLPGFCETKEMWEDFVGPLLTSCEVWCPDLPGFGSSDAYKSDFTISDIGKKIALWMLTNNIGNASLIGHSLGGYLALEMAKLPNLNLRGLGLFHSTAYPDSEEKKVNREKTEEFVNKHGVSKFISSSLPLLFKRENRDRCKEDIDQLIAHAIQLPKDSIVKYLKAMRDRNDNRETFAAFPKPKLMICGVEDTAVTLDDSLTHKKFVDQFCQLSDCGHMGMFEQKEKAQAAICDFMESLKT; encoded by the coding sequence ATGCCTAAGATATCCTATTGGAAAAAAGGGAAAGGCCAAGCACTTGTTTTGCTTCCCGGTTTTTGCGAAACAAAGGAAATGTGGGAAGATTTTGTAGGACCACTATTGACAAGCTGTGAAGTTTGGTGTCCTGATTTACCGGGATTCGGAAGCAGTGATGCTTATAAAAGTGATTTTACCATTTCAGATATAGGGAAAAAAATTGCCTTATGGATGCTAACCAATAATATAGGAAATGCAAGCCTCATAGGTCACTCCCTTGGTGGGTATTTGGCCTTGGAGATGGCCAAACTCCCTAATCTTAACTTAAGAGGTTTGGGATTGTTTCATTCTACGGCTTACCCCGATAGTGAAGAAAAAAAGGTCAACAGGGAAAAAACGGAGGAATTTGTAAACAAGCATGGAGTAAGCAAATTTATCAGCTCTTCATTGCCCTTATTGTTTAAAAGGGAAAACAGAGATCGCTGCAAGGAAGATATTGACCAACTGATAGCCCACGCTATCCAACTTCCAAAGGACAGCATAGTAAAATATTTGAAAGCCATGCGAGACAGAAATGACAATAGAGAAACATTTGCAGCCTTTCCCAAGCCAAAATTGATGATCTGCGGGGTTGAGGACACTGCCGTCACCCTAGATGACAGCCTGACCCACAAGAAATTTGTCGATCAGTTCTGTCAACTTTCGGATTGCGGACATATGGGAATGTTTGAACAAAAGGAAAAAGCCCAAGCTGCCATTTGTGATTTTATGGAAAGCTTGAAAACCTAG
- a CDS encoding anti-sigma factor family protein: MEKLMSRMLLSCKEATYLVEKQMESPLTIMEKFRLNIHLRLCKVCNAYQHQSETINIALKKWTEESVMSKELPSEVKSEILKEINR; the protein is encoded by the coding sequence ATGGAAAAACTGATGAGTCGTATGCTGCTTTCATGTAAGGAAGCGACCTATTTGGTAGAAAAACAAATGGAGTCTCCTCTGACTATTATGGAAAAGTTCAGGTTAAATATTCATTTGAGACTTTGTAAAGTTTGCAATGCTTACCAGCATCAGAGTGAAACCATTAACATCGCCTTGAAAAAATGGACCGAGGAGAGTGTCATGTCTAAAGAACTTCCTTCCGAAGTTAAATCAGAAATTTTAAAAGAAATTAATCGCTAA
- a CDS encoding glycoside hydrolase family 5 protein encodes MSKIINPRREFLKKASAASVALTFSRPSFTKPLDTKKNKLPQWRGFNLLDFFNPVPEKGRKTKTAYYQYMADWGFDFARIPISYPSYLSFDRSKPIRPDEVLQFNSKILDEVDEIVHNCHQQGLHVSLNLHRAPGFCINAGFEEPYNLWEDEEALEAFCAHWEMWAKRYQNISSKKLSFDLVNEPYKRLNTNDQHSPGGPVPVNEYRKVAEAALKTIKGINKNRLVIADGNGGGGMAIPEFADLDLNQSCRGYFPMHISHHKAPWVFKDPESLSEPNWPGTHNERYYSKSDLEKHYEPWVALLKQGVGVHCGELGCYNKTPHKVFLSWFEDILDILDDNGIGFGLWEFSGSFGLLNSGRTDIEYVDWYGEKLDKELLKLLMKYA; translated from the coding sequence ATGTCCAAAATAATAAACCCAAGAAGGGAATTTTTGAAGAAGGCTTCGGCTGCGTCCGTTGCGCTGACTTTTAGCCGGCCCTCATTTACAAAACCCTTAGACACAAAGAAAAATAAACTTCCTCAATGGCGGGGCTTTAATTTGCTGGATTTTTTTAATCCTGTTCCGGAAAAAGGACGGAAAACAAAAACTGCTTATTATCAATACATGGCCGATTGGGGGTTTGATTTTGCCAGAATCCCTATTTCCTATCCAAGTTATTTGTCTTTTGATCGAAGTAAGCCCATACGTCCAGATGAGGTGTTGCAGTTCAATAGTAAAATATTGGATGAGGTGGATGAAATTGTTCACAACTGTCATCAACAAGGTTTGCACGTTAGTTTAAACTTACATAGGGCCCCGGGATTTTGTATCAATGCTGGTTTTGAAGAGCCCTATAATCTTTGGGAGGACGAAGAAGCTTTGGAAGCCTTTTGTGCCCACTGGGAAATGTGGGCCAAACGGTACCAAAATATATCTTCCAAGAAGTTAAGTTTTGATTTGGTCAATGAGCCCTACAAAAGACTTAACACGAATGATCAGCATTCTCCGGGGGGACCAGTTCCGGTAAATGAATATAGGAAAGTGGCAGAAGCTGCGCTGAAAACAATAAAAGGGATCAATAAAAACCGATTGGTCATTGCAGATGGAAATGGGGGTGGAGGTATGGCAATACCTGAATTTGCTGATTTAGATTTGAACCAAAGTTGCCGTGGCTACTTCCCCATGCATATTTCACATCACAAAGCCCCTTGGGTTTTTAAGGACCCTGAAAGCCTGTCGGAGCCCAATTGGCCGGGCACGCACAATGAACGCTATTATAGCAAATCAGACTTGGAAAAACATTACGAGCCTTGGGTTGCTTTGCTAAAGCAAGGAGTGGGGGTACACTGTGGAGAGTTAGGATGCTACAATAAAACTCCACATAAAGTCTTTTTATCCTGGTTTGAAGATATTTTAGACATATTGGATGACAATGGAATAGGCTTCGGATTATGGGAGTTTTCCGGTTCCTTCGGATTGCTAAACTCCGGAAGGACAGATATTGAATATGTAGATTGGTATGGAGAGAAATTAGATAAGGAATTGCTAAAATTATTAATGAAATATGCCTAA